aatattcagaggctgcacgacggtcgaacggttagcgcgcaggcctcacagctaggagacccgagttcgattccacccttggccatctctgagtggagtttgcatgttctccccgtgcatgtgtgggttttcgccaggtactccggtttcctcccacattccaaaaacatgctaggttaattgccgactccaaattgtccataggtatcaatgtgagtgggaatggttgtaccccgcctcttgcccggggacagctgggataggctccagcacccccgcgaccctcttgaggacaagcagtaggaaatgaatgaatgaatgaatattatataaaatcctaTAATTGTAACAATTTTATTGACCAGCCTAGAAATTTGCTGCCGTCTAGTGGTATCATAGTAATACTGCATGCATACTGTGCAGTGACACTCTTAAAGGGCCCTCTTTCCACGTTTCCACGTtaaactcctataccgtttatcaactcggATAAAATTGGGTTCGCTGATAGCAGCACAACACCAGAAGTCCTCCTAAGCAccgtgtgaccaaccacaatggagtgggcatgcctagAGGTGGGcctgggtggaataaatcaaaacataCCGTGCTTGAATGCTGGAatcacgaaatccaaagaaatacagctggaatagccgcagattctggaagatcgaaGGGCatatgaaaaatgagcataataggtcccctttaaactaaTAGTGATAACTTTATTTTTGCACCAAACCCTAAGCCTTCAATGGCTGTTTGTGTACTACTGTATTTGACACTACTTCATGTTATACTGACACAGTTATACTtattttgtctgtttgtttgttccCCCTCCATGTTAGCCTATGTGCTCCAAGTAAAAGTGGAGATGGAGCTGGAGATCCAACAGTGTGAGAAGACCAAGGCTATGAGAGAAGAGCAGCTGGAGCGTCTCACTCAGATCTGCCAGGAACAGGCTGTGAGTACAtttgttgtttaatttatttcaaccTACCAGACACCCAACAAGTGGAGACTATCATGAaagacatctgtgtgtgtgctgtgcattttatttttttctctaagGAAAACCATGTACTGAATATGCAAATTgtgcaataatgcaataataataataacagtacaTCCAATTTTTCTTGGTACACAACGGTGAACAttagtaaaaataattaatacatcaaatttaaataatttatgttGACAATAGCTATACAAATTAAcagaaattgtatttaaaaaccGACTTAATTTTATGCTaacgaacaaacaaacaatattaaaaGGTTTTCATTAAAAACATGTCTACAAAATGTGGCAATTCGTTGTTGTGACCAGGAGGGGGCAGCCACGCCTCATGAAAAGATTTACTCACGTTTAGCTGTCAACATTCCAAGTACATAAAGTATTTCAGAATACAAATGACACATTTATTAGTGCAAATGTTGTTGTATGATAGcgtaatttttattattatatttgtttattgttatGGATAATGAGTCAGTGTTTAATggagctacatttgtttacaacagAGGGCGTCACTTTCCCAGTTTTCATAAATTACATTCTCATTTGCACCCTCACCATGGCTCCTTGTTTTTCTTTATGATTTCATGTGCAGTTTGAGATCAGGCAGCTCAGGGCCCACTTGGCCCAGCAGGACCTGGACTTGGCAGCGGAGCGGGAAGCAGCCATGCAGATCCACCGTGTGTGGGCCAAGCAGGGCAGGAGCTTTCAGGTGGTGGAGGGCTTGACTCCTGGGGAGTCTGATGATGAGGGCACTCAAAGGAACCCTAGGGAGCTGCACAACACTGCAGGTAGGATAAGAtgcatttaaatatgtatttatatcatGGTACATATTGGAAGCATTGTATTGTAGCGTATAACATGCAGCACAGTGAATATGGACTTATTCCATCCATGATATGGGTGATTCTTGGTTTCCTATATagttagtatatatatagtatacatgcTCCcataaattcatgaaaaatgcAATTGTGGTCACAAACACTTATGCGCCACGCATGGCAAGTGTTatgcacctgtgtgtgtgtgtaagaataGAGCATGTGCAAACACAGCTCCAATGAGGAAGGATAAAATTGCTCAAAAATGGTTGttgtacatcaaaataacaaatgaTTTATAAATTTAACACCATGAATTATTTACAGTAGAAGTTAATTTAGGTAAGTTCTGACTTATACTAAAACTCAATTTATATCACAGTCCAGGAACAGGGCTCGTACCACCTGtagaaaaagtgcaaaatattAGTTCTGATTGTGTTTGGGTTGAGAAAATTAATCGTCCATAAAAAACCCTAGTGTGTTTTGTAGAAAAATGTCACTGCAGTTAtttgttgttaaaaaaattaacaatttttgCACTATGTTTTACCTCAGAGTatacttttgattttttttgtagctgTGATGAACATTTAAATGAGCCAAACTTTCCTGTAAATTGTACATGTAAATgctcatttaaatatatatcacGCCAGGTGGAGCTTTTGCTTGAAAAAGCAGCGTGACAAACCAGCAGAGAGGTGCGTCATCATGTATGTACATAATTATGTGGAACAAAAAGTCCCTAATGGTGCAACATCAGGCCAAGTGGATGCCACTGCAAAGTAGGGTTAACATGCAGCAGTATAGCCCTGGAGCGTCTTGGAGGCTTTGGGCTCTTAGTCCCTCCATTCTCACACGACAAGCCATCTGACCGCAGGCATGCTGGGATCAATACAGGGGGCAAAAAAGCTTTTAGGATGTGCTGAATGGTGGAGAAAAACAAGCATGTTTTCTGACACTGTGTCAGTCTCAGCTCCGGAAGAACCACGTGGTGGAGGCCGTGCATCACGGCCTGTTTCAAATCCAGAGTGCTCTGTGAATTGGGTCTTGTTAGGAGGGGAGTGGGCTCCTGTCAACATCTGTTCTCATTCACCTACAAACCACAATAGGGCTCCACGGGGGCCACAATATTACCCCAAGGGCATCGTGGCAAATCTGGCTCTCGGATACAAAgtgagcatatttttttttacacccaaaCATGGTCAATGGGATGAGCACTTATAGGCCACCACGTTCATAACAGGTCAAATCGACTCCAATCaagtcaagatttttttttcagattcctCTCTCTCACCTGCAATGATGACATGGTGCTCCAAAAACATCAGATGTCCCAAGAGATGACGGCTTTATGCCACCTTGGAAGTACTAAACCATGTCACATTCTACCATCCACCGTCTCTCAGGGACACTGGCAGCTCTTAGAAGCAGGTCACGGAGTAAACATCGTACTACTGCAGCAACAGGaacattttcaattattttagcTTGTTTTAACAATTCAACACTGCTTTTGTGGCAGACTAAAAAGGCAAATCACAACATAAATTGCCAGAAACTAAATAAGAGTATGGATTCTaataaatgtaatgttattTTGTTGACAATGCATTTTCTTTGAATAACACTGAAATTTTAATATCAAAATGTAGATACAGCAGGAACTGGGTATCTAATTTGTACTGATCCAAATAGATATTATTCCTATATGCCTTAGCTTTTAGTAAAGGGTATCTGTATGGCCTTTAATGTTGAGCTTATTAAGGTACTACATTATTAAGTACCTGATTAAAGTAGCCCTTTATAGTGCTTCAATTATAGTTTGGGTGTTTATGTACCTAAACCACAAAAACgaattgttaaataaaatggAAAGATTGAACCCACATTACATAAAACAACTATTTCTtaaaactttaataatgattctatatgagaaagtggaaacatACAGTAATTTATTAActagtatattgcacaacacagcagcaacattttaaagcacatgcagaggtaAATGACACTAGTCCTAAAAACCTTGAAATGATGTTTCATACAGTCCCATGAGATAcaatatacttaaaaaaaacaaatatttcaatttactATACACTCATCTCCAGGTTCAGGGGAATTATTGGTCCAGTGGTACAGTCCTCCAACCTGCAGTATAATGGAGATCTGCACTAAAAGTAGCACAGCATGTCACCTCTCCTTTTACACACACAAGTGACAGCTTGATAACTGGGCTGTCTCACAAAAAGGGCCGAGAGCCTTTTTATGTATGCTGGACAGCCAattctcccccccaccccaccacccccccttCCTCCATCACTCATGTGTTATTAATTGTGGAGCGATTGTCTTCGTCTTGTTTTAGTGAGTGCAATGCTCCCTCTCCAGGGGTGGCCCAGGGATTAATATTttagaatgaaaaataaatgagattACCCATCAGAGTCTGCAGCATGTCCCGGGGGACGGGGGCTAGCACTCAGGCTACTCGTGCTTCGCACTCAGCCAGCAGACAGTGAGCTCAAGACCAATCAAGCGAGCACAGGATCACCACGCATATAGTTCCCCCACAAAGAGCCCTCATCTGTGCCCACTGTCCCCTAAGCCCCCTCATTGCTAAACCCAGCCTAACTGGGTGCTGTCTATTACCTGGTGCACTATGGCTAATGTAGCGCCAAGCAGAGCGTGAGCCTTTCAAGCACCTGTGGCCTGGGGCACAAGTCATTTCTGTCAATATTTCCTTGTAAACATTGCAGATTGTTTCCATTTGTAGTATTTACACTGAAATGGATCAAAGTGGCCACAAGGGTGTGAAATCCAATTAAAGTCAATTCTGTGCTGAGCATGAGTTCCTATTTAATTACTGTGTGCCGCACTCATTGACATATAATACAGCACAATTATTGTTAAACAAGtctatagttgtgtttttcttACTTACTTTCTTACTTTTCACATATATTATTACTCTGTATAATGTTAATTGCCAAGCCGTGCCTTAACTTCTCTATTTCCCGATCAGATCCAGTTGTATGCGATGATATGAACAACTACATCAGCCAGTACTACAGTGAAGCAAGCAGTGGTGAGTGGCTCAATATCTTCTTAAATGCTTAGGAAAGGGTACATTGAATTagataatattatgataaaggTAGCAGCGGGACAAGTTTTAATATgtagcacacaaaaaaaactaatttattaaatatttattcaataaaataattttcataataataattatatattatataatatatatataattttataataatttataatattgttttaataattctTACAACAGAAAATATATAATTCCATTCTATGGTATTTATGGTTGACATGTTTACATacagaaattacaaaaaatgtgtagTAGACAATGCTCATAACTGGTCATTTCCTGTCAATAAAAATTACCATAAAGATTCCGAAAGCAGCACAAACTAAAAATGAGATGAccaaaaatgtgagaaaaagttgtgtgtgtgaattttTAGAAGCACTGTCATAATCATAAGCGTCCGGGACCTTTATAGAAGGCTTTGTGACTCCAGATCCGCACCATAGACCTAGGACTAATGAAGatcaaaacaaatataattttcacttgttgctaggcagaatttatGGGGCACAGTTAATTGTACCCCCAAAACCCAATAAAACATTGCTGAGGGGTGATTTTTCTTCTCCAAAAGATGCCAGGACAACTGGTCTAGCTAACCGGGTCATCACCACAGCCGCCATTGACGTCCACCTCCCCACCAATCCCATCCAGTCCAACTCCACGCTCGCGATGGAGCGCCTGGGCAGCGGCGTTAGCGACCCGTCCACCAGCATGTCCCAGTCCACTGGAAGCCTGACCGCCCGTCCCCACACCCTGAGAAGCCATGCCATGCGCTCCTCTAAGATGGACCCCGGCAGCAGCACAACCCAGGACTTGAACCTACCCTACACCTCCCACCGCTGCTGTCCCTCTTCCTTCTCGAGTCAGGGACAGAACATGGTGGTGCAAGACTTCCTCTCATTTTCTGAGGACTCCTGCCTTGCTCAGAAGGGCCTGACAGTGGACCCAGTCAACCTTAAGCTCCCTAGTCCTACTGGTTCCGAAAAGGCCAGTCCCGAACTGGACCACAGAATAAACATGTTCAACCGCAGGAACCAAGAGGAGAGGCGGGGCCGAGGCGGGCGAGGGTGCGTTCTGCTGCAAACAAAGCCTCTCATTCACCTGCAGGGCGGCGCCGCAGAGCCCTCGCTGGAGGAGAAGTACTGTCTCTTGGGTCCGGCCGACACACCTCTAGGGCATTTGTCTGACACATAACAGATTTGCAAAACAGAGTATTTTCTTCTTGTACTGCCAACATCTACAGGACAACCTTGTGAGAACAAGCTAAAGCTTTTCAGTGAGCGCCACAAATGTCCGTCTTCGGTGGATGACTCGCCAGTTGGACCTACTCCCGTAATCTACGACCTCCGGTCCTCCATGATGGACATGGAGGTGACGGCACATAGCACAacgaatacaaaaaaaaaaacaccatcaaacTGGACAGGAGGGATGGGCATGATTATTGATTAAATGATTACATGGTTAGATTATGTTATGTAGTTAAAATTGGGTGCACcgcttggctgcaaccagcaggggTGCTGTTGATTCATTATTAGCAATGACTTTGCTGTCTAAAGAAATCAAACTATAAATAGTTTAATTCTCCATGCAGCATTATTCCACTAAATGGCATGAAAAGAGGAGTTCAGAACTTCACAGAGAGAGTCTCCAATTCCATTACATATAAATTCTGATTAATTTTGCTTACAGTCAGTCCAGGAAATGTAATCAAATGCCCATCCCTAGCGGATTTGAATGGGTTTTTGAACGCATTCTTCATCAGGAATCCTCATATAAAAGGCACTGAACTTTATATGACTCAAAACCAGCAAAGGGGCCGTTCAAGCCTTCAATGAGCATCGCCAAGCATTATTCCAAACAAAGATGCTGTTCCTTAAACTTTTCCAATTTCAAACTGTTacttttaattgcatttttatgatCTTTTCATATACTTAACATTATACACCATGCTccttattttcttaaaagttacACAGGGTACATGACTGGATTAATACAGATACATTTACAACTCCTACTGGCTTGATTTGGGAACCACTACCATTTATCCCATAGACTTTTTGTTGTTCtaattgaattaaaaattatttggcTGTTTTATTGGAAAGAAGCAAATggtaagttagtttttttttataagggTGAATTCTTTACTAAAACTGGAGTGTTTGTAGCATGATCCTTTAAAATGATGAGCAAATTATTTGCACTTTACTGTTTACAGCCACTTTTTTAAACTTGATATACGCGgggtgtgtatgcgtgtgtgtgtgtgtgtgtgttggtgggtgggtgggtgggtggggaggGTAATTGTTAGTGAAGGTGTTGtcatttgatgaaaaatattaacaataaaaagTTAGTATTTCCTTACCTCTCTCTATTTAATGACGCATGCCCCCCCCATGGAGCATCCGGATATGTGGCCCCCCAAATGTACTCACATGtaatcacaaaatataaaacaaacttCAATAGATGCCTTGTACCTTCCGTAGTCCTGGAAATAAATTACCCCAGCCACTCGATCTTACTTCAAACCTTCATGGGTAGCCGGGAATCAATAAGTCGTACCTCGGTTTTTGgtattaatctgttccaaaggGTCTGTCGGAAACCAGATTGTATGAAGAACGATAAAACGAGAGTAATTACTGTATGTGCTATGGCAGGGTTACGAACCACTGTCACCCGTGTAGAGCAACAGCAACACACTTTGAATGTATAAAGAGAAGACGATCTTATCTCTGCCGCTTTGACCAGTGAGGCCGACATGTAAACAAACTACATCTACGTTAATAATTCCAAAGCTAATCAAGATGTCTTGTCGGGAATCATGTGATTACTGAATGTTTACATAcaaaatatggatttttttaaaatctctaTGAGGCtgcacgcctcacagctaggagacccgagttcaattccaccctcggccatctctgtgtggagtttgcatgttctccccgtgcatgtgtgggttttctccgggtactccggcttcctcccacattccaaaaacatgctaggttaattggcgactccaaattgtccataggtatgaatgtgagtgtgaatggttgtttgtctatatgtgccctgtgattggctggcgaccggtccagaatgtaccctgcctctcgctcgaagacagctgggataggctccagcaccccccgcaaccctcgtgaggataagcggtagaaaatgaatgaatgaatgaatgaaatctctATGACCGAAACGTATGAACACTGAACAATTTCTTCCttaggaaatcatgtaaattcaatgaattgcccaataatattaacaaatttGACATTTGACAGATAATTTTTATAGTGGCAAAATACAAATCATAGCAAAATTCGAACACAGTACCTAATGTACTTAAATGTGAAATTGTTGacaaacatatatgaatatgctcctgatgatgtcatacaggGGAAACAAAGTTGGGGGGGAAATGACTCTTGGTTCCGTGTTCCATTTGGCACGTTTTGTGATAGACATGTTACGTACACAGTTGGACTcaagcaacacaacacaacaagacCGAGTCACCAACGTGTGGGATTCTTTGTTTGGTCACTTCAATCggtgattattataattattcgcTGTTAACGGACTAGTTTATTAGGCACAATTTTCAGTCCCACCATAACCGGGGTCTATTTTTGCCAATAACCAAGATTCATGACAACAAAGTGACCCTTATAGGCCTGCTATTTTTCCGCTTTATCTCTCATGCTCATTGTGATTATGACACTCACGGCTCATCACTTCATTAACACTGGCTTCctatttgcattttgaagaAATCTAAATAATTGAGAGGTTTTTAAGATCAGAAGACCTGTCAAAACAAGCGCTAATTGGCTGTCATCATGACTGTGTTGCAAAAAAGCCCCTAATTAGCCCCCGGTATCATTAATTCACACGATAAACCCGCTGTACCACTTTGTTGCATGTCAAGTGTTTACAAGTATCCATATAGGCTTTTAATTGttaatcaaaaatatattactgCTGCAATTCTGCTACCGAATTCATAGACTTCAGTAAAGGGTATGAAGTGGAACCGTTtcaatgcacacattttagTCATTAAACAGTAATGTGTGTTTAATTATTTTCCATTCTGCTACACAAGCTGTacgctgactactctaaagtataaacaaaaatattggaTAATAACTGCTTACAGGGGACCTATTTAGTTCTTCATGTTTCATACTTCATGTTATTGATTGAACAAAAGTTAACAAGAATTTtgataataacataaaattcaTGTTCATCACCATGGAGAGTTTCCCATTTTGATATAAATCCTTAAATGAGCGGTCACATCAATATAGTCGTTGACTTAACCAACAATGCCACCTGCATGTAACGGAGCAATTAAATAAGTCATGATGTGTGTCAATTGTAAACCTTCCCATATATCTTCATAACGGTGTCTACATTCATACCATTAAAACTTCATTTTACGTCCCCATACAAAAGTGTCATGAACTGCCCTGGGGGCGGGGGAAGGCGGGGAGGACTTTCACAATTAGTGCAGACCCACTCCACTCATGGAT
The Doryrhamphus excisus isolate RoL2022-K1 chromosome 12, RoL_Dexc_1.0, whole genome shotgun sequence genome window above contains:
- the LOC131139489 gene encoding transmembrane protein 266-like isoform X2; protein product: MDVEAGTLSDLEVISQQVDDENQCLAPPVQLVSFGYRDLPLAALDLSLAGSQLLSNADEDETREGSNWLKPCCGRRVALWQVCLLSAGFNCVLVACVILVVLFLSLELLIDTKLLQFANAFQFASIIHWISLIILSLFFSETVFRIVVLGIWDYIENKVEVFDGAVIVLSLAPMVASTVANGPSSPWDAISLIITLRIWRVKRIIDAYVLQVKVEMELEIQQCEKTKAMREEQLERLTQICQEQAFEIRQLRAHLAQQDLDLAAEREAAMQIHRVWAKQGRSFQVVEGLTPGESDDEGTQRNPRELHNTADPVVCDDMNNYISQYYSEASSDARTTGLANRVITTAAIDVHLPTNPIQSNSTLAMERLGSGVSDPSTSMSQSTGSLTARPHTLRSHAMRSSKMDPGSSTTQDLNLPYTSHRCCPSSFSSQGQNMVVQDFLSFSEDSCLAQKGLTVDPVNLKLPSPTGSEKASPELDHRINMFNRRNQEERRGRGGRGCVLLQTKPLIHLQGGAAEPSLEEKYCLLGPADTPLGHLSDT
- the LOC131139489 gene encoding transmembrane protein 266-like isoform X1, coding for MANAGDVEAGTLSDLEVISQQVDDENQCLAPPVQLVSFGYRDLPLAALDLSLAGSQLLSNADEDETREGSNWLKPCCGRRVALWQVCLLSAGFNCVLVACVILVVLFLSLELLIDTKLLQFANAFQFASIIHWISLIILSLFFSETVFRIVVLGIWDYIENKVEVFDGAVIVLSLAPMVASTVANGPSSPWDAISLIITLRIWRVKRIIDAYVLQVKVEMELEIQQCEKTKAMREEQLERLTQICQEQAFEIRQLRAHLAQQDLDLAAEREAAMQIHRVWAKQGRSFQVVEGLTPGESDDEGTQRNPRELHNTADPVVCDDMNNYISQYYSEASSDARTTGLANRVITTAAIDVHLPTNPIQSNSTLAMERLGSGVSDPSTSMSQSTGSLTARPHTLRSHAMRSSKMDPGSSTTQDLNLPYTSHRCCPSSFSSQGQNMVVQDFLSFSEDSCLAQKGLTVDPVNLKLPSPTGSEKASPELDHRINMFNRRNQEERRGRGGRGCVLLQTKPLIHLQGGAAEPSLEEKYCLLGPADTPLGHLSDT